A window of Trichocoleus sp. contains these coding sequences:
- the ispG gene encoding (E)-4-hydroxy-3-methylbut-2-enyl-diphosphate synthase, translating to MQTLPNPVTASASSICLSTDGTIHRRKTRPVPVGSITIGGSYPVAVQSMINEDTLDIEGSVAAIRRLHEIGCEIVRVTVPSMAHAKAMEEIRRRLIETYQPVPLVADVHHNGLKIALEAANHVDNVRINPGLYVFEKPKTDRQEYTQTEFDEIGAKIRETLEPLVISLRDQNKSMRIGVNHGSLAERMLFTYGDTPEGMVESALEFIRICESLNFYNIELSLKASKAPVMIAANRLMVQRMDALGMDYPIHLGVTEAGDGEYGRIKSTAGIGTLLAEGIGDTIRVSLTEAPEKEIPVCYGILQALGLRRTMVEYVACPSCGRTLFNLEEVLHKVREATNHLTGLNIAVMGCIVNGPGEMADADYGYVGKQAGYIALYRGREEIKRVPEDQGVAELINLIKADGLWVEPQE from the coding sequence ATGCAAACGCTTCCTAATCCTGTCACCGCTTCTGCTTCCTCTATCTGCCTCTCCACAGATGGCACCATTCATCGCCGCAAGACTCGCCCTGTCCCTGTAGGCAGCATCACGATCGGCGGTAGTTATCCGGTTGCAGTCCAGTCCATGATCAATGAAGACACCCTTGATATTGAGGGGTCTGTGGCGGCAATTCGACGGCTGCATGAAATTGGCTGTGAAATTGTTCGCGTCACCGTACCAAGCATGGCACATGCCAAAGCCATGGAAGAAATTCGCAGGCGATTAATCGAGACCTATCAGCCTGTGCCGCTGGTGGCAGATGTCCATCACAACGGCTTGAAGATTGCGCTAGAAGCAGCGAATCATGTGGATAATGTCCGCATCAATCCAGGGCTGTATGTGTTTGAGAAACCTAAAACCGATCGCCAGGAATACACGCAGACAGAGTTTGACGAAATCGGTGCAAAAATCCGAGAAACGTTGGAACCGCTTGTGATTTCGCTGCGTGACCAGAATAAGTCAATGCGGATTGGCGTGAATCACGGCTCGCTGGCAGAGCGGATGCTGTTTACCTATGGCGACACGCCGGAAGGGATGGTAGAGTCGGCGCTGGAGTTCATTCGCATCTGTGAATCACTCAACTTCTACAACATTGAGCTTTCCCTTAAAGCCTCGAAAGCGCCTGTGATGATTGCGGCAAACCGTCTGATGGTACAGCGCATGGATGCACTTGGGATGGACTACCCGATTCATTTAGGAGTCACTGAGGCAGGTGACGGTGAATATGGACGGATCAAGTCTACTGCAGGCATTGGTACGCTGTTAGCCGAAGGAATTGGGGACACGATTCGCGTCTCGCTCACTGAAGCCCCAGAGAAAGAAATTCCTGTCTGCTACGGCATTCTCCAGGCGTTAGGCCTGCGCCGAACCATGGTGGAATATGTGGCTTGCCCCTCTTGTGGTCGGACGCTGTTTAACCTGGAGGAAGTGTTGCACAAAGTCCGGGAAGCAACGAATCACCTCACTGGGCTTAACATCGCGGTGATGGGCTGCATCGTCAATGGTCCTGGCGAGATGGCGGATGCAGACTATGGCTATGTCGGTAAGCAGGCAGGCTATATTGCCCTTTATCGTGGCAGAGAGGAAATTAAGCGCGTCCCTGAAGATCAGGGTGTTGCAGAGTTGATCAATCTCATCAAAGCAGATGGTCTCTGGGTGGAGCCTCAGGAATAA
- a CDS encoding lysozyme inhibitor LprI family protein → MGDTEVMLKDEAIEGGQGEQLSLLWGVNPGMRFEMSPEISATLRNTGSTGSQEQTTTRNAPVDCRNPQTQQDMNFCMQQSYEATDRQLQQVYQQLHDRVNPEAQRQLAEAEEEWKHYRQAQCELESQPHAGGSVYPTAYYRCMERLTGDRMQQLQHQMSADL, encoded by the coding sequence TTGGGTGATACCGAAGTCATGCTGAAAGATGAGGCGATCGAAGGAGGGCAGGGAGAGCAGCTTTCTTTATTGTGGGGAGTGAATCCTGGAATGAGGTTTGAGATGAGTCCTGAAATTTCGGCAACTTTGAGAAACACTGGAAGCACAGGGAGCCAAGAGCAAACCACAACTCGTAACGCTCCCGTAGACTGCCGCAACCCACAAACGCAGCAGGATATGAATTTCTGTATGCAGCAGTCATATGAGGCAACGGATCGCCAGCTACAGCAGGTTTATCAGCAGTTACATGATCGGGTCAATCCTGAAGCGCAAAGGCAACTGGCGGAAGCCGAGGAAGAATGGAAACATTATCGGCAGGCGCAGTGTGAGCTAGAGAGCCAGCCTCATGCAGGGGGATCGGTTTATCCGACGGCATATTATCGCTGTATGGAGCGGTTGACGGGCGATCGGATGCAGCAGCTTCAGCATCAGATGAGTGCTGATCTGTAA
- a CDS encoding NAD(P)/FAD-dependent oxidoreductase: MTQSRICILGGGFGGLYTALRLSQLPWSPSEKPEIVLVDQRDRFLFVPLLYELLTGELETWEIAPPYTELLANTGIRFYQAEVSGIDIEAKRVQLHNVPELAYDYLVLAMGGETPMDLVSGVADHAIPFRTLADAYRLEENLRSLESSEREKIRVAIVGGGYSGVELACKLAERLGDRGRLRLIEATDQILRTSPDYNREVATKALDDRGVWIDLETKVNALTADTISLEYKGNVDTLPVELVLWTVGTRVSEVVEHLPLKHNARGQLVTNSTLQTIDRPEIFALGDSAECRDADGQLVPGTAQAAFQQSDNVGWNLWATITGRPLLPFRYQAIGEMMTLGKDDATLSGLGLKLNGPMAYIARRLVYLYRMPTLDHQIKVGLNWIAQPIRQLLTS, translated from the coding sequence ATGACTCAATCCCGTATTTGCATTTTGGGCGGCGGCTTTGGTGGACTCTACACCGCCCTGCGACTCAGCCAATTGCCCTGGAGTCCGTCTGAAAAGCCCGAAATTGTTCTGGTCGATCAGCGCGATCGATTTTTGTTTGTGCCGCTGCTATATGAACTCTTGACTGGCGAACTGGAAACCTGGGAAATTGCTCCACCCTACACAGAACTCCTGGCAAATACAGGCATTCGCTTCTACCAGGCAGAAGTGTCAGGCATTGATATTGAGGCAAAACGAGTTCAGCTTCACAATGTGCCAGAACTGGCTTATGACTATTTAGTGCTGGCAATGGGCGGTGAAACGCCAATGGATCTCGTGTCGGGCGTTGCAGATCATGCGATTCCTTTCCGGACGCTGGCAGATGCCTATCGGCTGGAGGAAAACCTGCGATCGCTGGAATCGTCTGAGCGAGAGAAGATCCGAGTGGCGATCGTCGGTGGTGGCTATAGTGGCGTGGAACTTGCCTGTAAGCTGGCAGAGCGATTGGGCGATCGAGGACGGCTGCGCCTGATTGAGGCAACCGATCAAATCCTCAGAACCTCACCGGACTATAACCGCGAAGTAGCGACCAAAGCCTTAGATGATCGAGGCGTTTGGATTGATCTAGAAACGAAAGTTAACGCTCTGACTGCTGACACGATTTCCCTGGAATACAAAGGGAATGTTGATACGCTGCCCGTAGAATTAGTGCTCTGGACAGTCGGCACTCGCGTGAGTGAAGTCGTGGAACACTTGCCGCTAAAGCACAATGCACGAGGGCAGTTAGTGACAAACTCAACCTTACAAACGATCGATCGTCCAGAAATTTTTGCTTTGGGAGATTCGGCTGAATGTCGTGATGCCGATGGGCAACTGGTTCCGGGGACGGCTCAGGCTGCTTTTCAACAATCGGATAACGTCGGGTGGAATCTTTGGGCAACGATTACAGGTAGACCACTGCTGCCTTTCCGCTATCAGGCGATCGGAGAAATGATGACGCTGGGCAAAGATGATGCTACCCTGAGCGGCTTGGGGCTGAAGCTGAATGGTCCTATGGCTTATATTGCCAGACGCTTGGTTTATCTCTATCGCATGCCGACGCTAGACCATCAGATCAAAGTAGGGCTAAACTGGATTGCCCAACCGATTCGGCAACTGCTGACTTCATGA
- a CDS encoding phosphoketolase has product MATVTQVPTFCEGIQYFGDPLPHFDSYGATPAIAEGSKSIADPADPAAVYQTLLYADALRYLTLQVTASKASGHPGGFASQTEAYASLVMLGHKNIMTEVGHHAPGFYSAMFLDRSLEDMGIATVQQLRDRFRERHGLIGHLSGFIPGILAPAGPLGQGQHFAMSAALLHQDTLFPFTIGDGGMGEPYPMSSMAHFHTAYPSVTNFLPVLVWNGYSQEHHSMVSLQTNEQMINYWRGNGFEEVVLVDAKDFDDQNQSGAFVDGTAFGFEQRLAFTKAVLAGVDQAARSALGGKLTVFIIKQLKGAGVHARGAKSHNLYAHHTLDNPDIIAGLKARALSAEAWELVRTNCVRSAGGSASKVAVTESVLPLPDLGELPLEEYEVGGEKKVATTAMGQLVAKVGQLDPRYLVTNADGNEASGIANINQALKIIHPTEDPLYNQQPKGQVYEPLSEDACAGLAAGLALMGSRTLWCSYESFAINGLPIWQTVTQAMAELRRPTPSTITLFTAGALEQGRNGWTHQRPEVEAYFAAMMRNGNVFPLFPPDANSIQVCYDWGLTTQNKGIVITASKSPLPIYTTLEQTRQALQEGAIVLKESSGSKTIVFAVVGDMVLLPVFEAAAQLEQQGYGVRIVSVVSPRRLYRASDVASDICSEPDSQFLDDAQFDRFFDGDVLLGVVGGASGMLEPVMLRSNSKRDTFSWKRGETTASASELMALNGISPTSLVNRAIELAK; this is encoded by the coding sequence ATGGCTACTGTAACCCAAGTGCCGACGTTTTGTGAGGGAATCCAGTATTTTGGCGATCCGCTGCCTCACTTTGATAGCTACGGTGCAACTCCTGCAATTGCTGAAGGCAGCAAGTCGATCGCTGATCCTGCTGACCCGGCTGCCGTTTATCAGACTCTTCTCTATGCCGACGCACTGCGCTATCTGACGCTACAAGTGACTGCCAGCAAAGCATCTGGGCATCCCGGCGGGTTTGCTAGCCAAACTGAAGCTTATGCATCGCTCGTTATGCTGGGTCACAAAAACATCATGACGGAAGTGGGGCATCATGCTCCCGGTTTCTACAGTGCCATGTTCCTCGATCGATCTCTGGAAGACATGGGCATTGCCACCGTACAGCAGTTGCGCGATCGGTTCCGGGAACGGCATGGGTTAATTGGACACCTCTCTGGATTCATTCCGGGCATTTTGGCTCCGGCAGGTCCTTTGGGGCAGGGACAGCACTTTGCCATGTCAGCCGCACTCCTGCATCAAGATACGCTGTTTCCATTCACGATCGGGGATGGAGGGATGGGTGAACCCTATCCCATGAGCAGCATGGCGCACTTCCACACCGCTTATCCCAGCGTCACAAATTTCTTGCCGGTTCTGGTCTGGAATGGTTACTCGCAAGAGCATCACAGCATGGTGTCGCTGCAAACGAATGAGCAGATGATCAATTACTGGCGCGGTAACGGCTTTGAGGAAGTGGTGCTGGTGGACGCCAAAGATTTTGATGATCAGAACCAATCGGGAGCCTTTGTCGATGGCACTGCCTTTGGGTTTGAGCAGCGTCTCGCTTTTACAAAAGCAGTTTTAGCCGGGGTTGATCAGGCGGCGCGATCGGCATTAGGCGGTAAGCTCACCGTTTTTATCATTAAGCAGCTAAAAGGGGCTGGCGTTCATGCACGTGGGGCAAAGTCTCATAACCTCTATGCTCATCACACGCTCGATAATCCTGACATCATCGCGGGGTTGAAGGCGCGTGCGCTCTCTGCCGAAGCTTGGGAACTGGTACGCACAAATTGCGTGCGATCGGCAGGTGGTTCTGCGAGTAAGGTAGCGGTGACAGAATCTGTGTTGCCTTTGCCTGATCTGGGCGAACTGCCTTTGGAAGAATACGAAGTGGGCGGTGAAAAGAAGGTTGCAACAACGGCAATGGGTCAGCTAGTGGCAAAGGTCGGACAGCTTGATCCCCGCTATCTTGTCACGAATGCGGATGGCAACGAGGCTTCTGGAATTGCCAACATCAACCAGGCACTCAAAATTATTCACCCAACAGAAGACCCGCTCTATAATCAGCAGCCAAAGGGTCAGGTGTATGAGCCGCTCAGTGAAGATGCCTGCGCCGGACTCGCTGCCGGACTCGCACTCATGGGCAGCCGCACGCTCTGGTGTTCCTATGAATCGTTCGCCATCAACGGTTTACCAATCTGGCAGACCGTTACTCAGGCAATGGCAGAACTGCGTCGCCCCACGCCTTCCACAATTACCCTCTTTACCGCAGGCGCATTAGAGCAGGGACGAAACGGCTGGACTCATCAGCGCCCCGAGGTCGAGGCATATTTTGCTGCCATGATGCGAAACGGCAACGTCTTCCCGCTCTTTCCACCCGATGCCAATAGCATTCAGGTCTGCTATGACTGGGGCTTGACGACTCAAAATAAGGGCATTGTGATCACTGCCAGCAAATCACCGCTGCCGATCTACACGACGCTCGAGCAAACTCGTCAGGCGTTACAGGAAGGGGCGATCGTCCTGAAAGAATCTTCTGGCTCAAAAACGATCGTCTTTGCAGTTGTGGGCGATATGGTTCTGCTCCCGGTCTTTGAAGCTGCCGCACAGCTAGAGCAGCAGGGCTATGGCGTCAGAATTGTTTCTGTGGTCAGCCCCCGTCGTCTCTATCGAGCTTCAGATGTGGCATCGGATATTTGTTCAGAACCCGATAGTCAATTTCTTGATGATGCCCAATTCGATCGCTTCTTTGACGGCGATGTCTTGTTAGGCGTGGTGGGAGGAGCCAGCGGTATGCTTGAACCCGTCATGCTCCGCAGCAACAGCAAGCGCGATACCTTCTCCTGGAAACGCGGCGAAACCACTGCCAGCGCCAGTGAACTGATGGCACTCAACGGCATCTCGCCCACAAGCTTAGTGAATCGGGCGATCGAGTTGGCGAAGTAG
- a CDS encoding HAD family hydrolase, whose product MIVNREQRPKVIFLDAVGTLFGVQGSVGEVYSSIAHQFGVEADPVLLNQAFFQSFKAAPRMAFPGVDPVEIPQKEYGWWESIAYQTFQQAGVLNQFSNFAEFFTVLYAYFTTAAPWFVYSDVFPALNYWRNQGIELGVLSNFDSRLYPVLSALGLTDYFTSVTISTEVGAAKPNSRIFTAALAKHNCPPEFTWHIGDSRREDYEGAKAIGMKAIWLRR is encoded by the coding sequence ATGATAGTGAATCGAGAACAGCGCCCTAAAGTGATTTTTCTGGATGCCGTTGGTACACTCTTTGGCGTCCAGGGTAGCGTCGGCGAAGTCTATAGCTCGATCGCCCATCAGTTTGGGGTAGAGGCTGATCCAGTTTTGCTGAATCAAGCTTTCTTCCAAAGCTTCAAAGCTGCCCCACGAATGGCGTTTCCGGGAGTTGATCCGGTGGAAATTCCGCAGAAAGAATATGGCTGGTGGGAGTCGATCGCTTATCAAACCTTTCAGCAAGCAGGCGTTCTTAATCAGTTCTCCAACTTTGCGGAGTTTTTCACGGTTCTCTATGCCTACTTCACCACGGCGGCTCCCTGGTTTGTTTACTCAGATGTGTTTCCAGCACTGAACTACTGGCGCAATCAGGGGATTGAATTAGGGGTTCTTTCTAACTTCGACTCCCGCCTCTATCCTGTCCTTTCTGCCCTGGGTCTAACAGATTACTTCACCTCCGTTACCATTTCCACCGAGGTTGGAGCCGCCAAACCAAACTCCCGAATTTTTACTGCTGCTCTCGCCAAGCATAACTGCCCTCCAGAATTCACCTGGCATATCGGTGACAGTCGCCGCGAAGACTATGAGGGTGCAAAAGCGATCGGCATGAAGGCAATTTGGCTGAGGCGATGA